One stretch of Micromonospora cremea DNA includes these proteins:
- a CDS encoding sensor histidine kinase, translated as MRQKLIRGANELGQLLAGTAIGLAAPFLLFLTLVSVPSSLAAGLGILLFVGVVWLTRRLADLQRHRAATVLAEPVPSPYLPLPKGVLARARTLIGEPATWRDLAWILCQFPVALLSVTVAIGLWLGAAECLFAPLLRALQPTRTSFDPVVLEITGRSGPLTWLMVPVGVGLVVLAYRLPRHLLTGQARLASALLGPTSTARLSARVDRLTATRAAAVDASAVELRRVERDLHDGAQVRLVAATMNLGMAEDVIDADPAGAKVLMAEAKASVGAALTELRDLVRGIHPPVLADRGLTGAVQALALKLTSGITIELDLRLDRRLAAPVESAAYFVIAESLGNALRHSSAQHIQVTVTDQGNLLHITVGDNGHGGADPSRGTGLRGIQRRLSAFDGTLHITSPLGGPTVLDMELPCAS; from the coding sequence ATGCGGCAGAAACTTATACGCGGGGCCAACGAACTCGGACAGTTGCTCGCCGGTACGGCCATCGGGCTGGCCGCGCCGTTCCTGCTGTTCCTGACGCTGGTCTCGGTGCCGTCGAGCCTTGCGGCGGGCCTGGGCATCTTGCTCTTCGTCGGCGTGGTGTGGCTGACCCGTCGACTGGCCGATCTGCAACGCCACCGAGCCGCTACGGTGCTGGCTGAACCGGTGCCGTCCCCCTACCTCCCGTTGCCCAAGGGCGTACTTGCCCGGGCCCGGACGTTGATCGGCGAGCCGGCCACCTGGCGCGATCTGGCCTGGATACTGTGCCAGTTCCCGGTGGCTCTGCTGAGTGTGACGGTGGCGATCGGGCTGTGGCTGGGGGCAGCGGAGTGCCTGTTCGCGCCGTTGTTGCGGGCGCTGCAGCCGACCCGCACGAGCTTCGATCCCGTGGTGCTGGAGATCACCGGCAGGTCCGGCCCGTTGACGTGGCTGATGGTGCCGGTCGGCGTCGGGTTGGTGGTGCTCGCCTACCGCCTGCCCCGGCACCTCCTCACCGGTCAGGCCCGGCTGGCGAGCGCGCTGCTGGGACCCACGTCCACCGCCCGGCTGTCCGCCCGGGTCGACCGGTTGACCGCCACCAGGGCCGCTGCCGTTGACGCGTCCGCCGTAGAGCTTCGCCGCGTCGAGCGTGATCTGCATGACGGCGCGCAGGTACGCCTCGTCGCGGCAACCATGAACCTCGGCATGGCCGAGGACGTCATCGACGCCGACCCGGCCGGCGCCAAGGTCCTAATGGCCGAGGCGAAGGCCAGCGTCGGCGCCGCCCTCACGGAACTCCGCGACCTGGTACGCGGCATCCACCCGCCGGTGCTGGCCGATCGGGGCCTGACCGGGGCGGTCCAGGCCCTGGCACTGAAGCTGACCAGCGGCATCACGATCGAGCTGGATCTGCGACTCGACCGACGGCTGGCCGCGCCGGTGGAGTCGGCGGCGTACTTCGTCATTGCCGAGTCGCTCGGCAACGCCCTGCGGCACAGCAGCGCCCAGCACATCCAGGTCACCGTCACCGACCAGGGGAACCTGCTGCACATCACCGTCGGCGACAACGGTCACGGCGGCGCCGACCCGTCACGCGGCACCGGACTGCGTGGCATCCAACGGAGGTTGTCCGCCTTCGACGGAACCCTCCACATCACCAGCCCCCTGGGCGGGCCTACCGTGCTGGACATGGAACTGCCATGCGCGTCCTGA
- a CDS encoding alpha/beta hydrolase family protein — MIEGAGNRGRRELRLAAEALAQRGIVTLIYDKRTEGYNLLHRDYSVLAEDALAGLRLLRSRADVDPARLGMWALSEGAFVAPLAASRSTDVKFLITAGAVGITPAAQTAWGYDEQLRHAGVSGSFTHTMRVTAVRMTIGAGIFPEAFFDPAPVWEQVRQPVLAQWGELDREALPRESSQIIRQALERGGNTHYTIRFVPEVRHNLYVTANGGFDRLARIPANYGDYEASWIDRLTHALPNASADPAPPQHIPSPTLTPLAWYESPWLQLAALLVFLVAFAGYPLTAAVRRIRGRRGAPPVRRPARWLAATGLATTLGFLVYLFFVMATAAHVVGPVLIGRPIAWLVLQVLAVATVVATVATALSWRRHRRDLTRADRARLGLLAAAGLLFLPWAAYWGLLIP, encoded by the coding sequence ATGATCGAGGGAGCGGGCAATCGAGGCCGACGGGAGCTGCGCCTCGCGGCCGAAGCACTCGCCCAGCGCGGAATTGTCACGCTCATTTACGACAAGCGGACCGAAGGCTACAACCTGTTACATCGCGACTATTCGGTGCTGGCCGAAGATGCGCTCGCCGGCCTGCGACTGCTGCGCTCCCGCGCCGACGTCGATCCGGCCCGGCTCGGGATGTGGGCGCTGTCCGAGGGGGCGTTTGTCGCACCACTGGCCGCGAGCCGCTCCACCGACGTGAAATTCCTGATCACTGCCGGCGCGGTCGGTATCACTCCGGCCGCCCAGACCGCGTGGGGTTACGACGAGCAACTGCGGCACGCCGGAGTCTCCGGGTCCTTCACGCACACGATGCGGGTGACCGCCGTGCGGATGACGATCGGCGCGGGCATCTTCCCCGAGGCCTTCTTCGACCCGGCACCGGTCTGGGAACAGGTACGCCAGCCGGTACTCGCCCAATGGGGTGAACTCGACCGAGAAGCCCTCCCGAGGGAGAGCAGCCAGATCATCCGGCAGGCGTTGGAGCGTGGCGGCAACACCCATTACACGATCCGGTTCGTCCCCGAGGTCCGGCACAACCTGTACGTCACCGCCAACGGCGGGTTCGACCGACTCGCCAGAATCCCGGCCAACTACGGCGACTACGAGGCGTCCTGGATCGACCGCCTGACGCACGCCCTGCCCAACGCAAGCGCCGACCCGGCGCCGCCTCAGCACATTCCCAGCCCGACCCTCACGCCGCTGGCCTGGTACGAGTCGCCCTGGCTCCAACTCGCCGCCCTGCTGGTGTTTCTGGTGGCCTTCGCCGGCTACCCGTTGACCGCCGCCGTACGCCGGATCCGTGGCCGCCGCGGCGCACCGCCGGTACGGCGTCCCGCGCGCTGGCTGGCCGCCACCGGCCTGGCAACCACACTGGGTTTCCTGGTCTACCTCTTCTTCGTGATGGCCACCGCAGCGCACGTCGTCGGACCCGTTCTGATCGGCCGCCCGATAGCCTGGCTCGTTCTACAGGTCCTCGCCGTCGCCACCGTCGTGGCCACCGTCGCGACCGCGCTGTCCTGGCGACGTCACCGCCGCGATCTCACGCGCGCCGACCGAGCCCGACTCGGCCTACTCGCCGCAGCCGGCCTGCTGTTCCTACCCTGGGCGGCCTATTGGGGACTACTCATCCCGTGA
- a CDS encoding IS630 family transposase: MAGRPRGVVELTDDERACLTRWARRGKSSQALALRSKIVLLCADGLVNTHVAERLGVSRDMVGKWRSRFLDRRLQGLTDEPRPGAPRRITDDRVEEVIVRTLEQQPSNQDSHWSTRSMAKETGLSQTAVSRIWRAFGLKPHLVDTWKLSADPLFVEKVRDVVGLYLDPPVKAMVLCVDEKSQMQALERTRPMLPMMPTVPARQTHDYVRHGVASLFAAFDPATGTVIGQVHRKHRHQEFLKFLKVVDANTPAELDLHLVLDNYATHKTPAVQRWLAAHPRFHLHFTPTSASWLNLVERWFAELTDRKLRRSSHRSLAELEADVRTWIDAWNADPKPFVWTRTADDILNSLATYCRRINDSGH; the protein is encoded by the coding sequence ATGGCTGGTCGTCCGCGTGGTGTGGTGGAACTGACTGATGACGAGCGTGCGTGTCTGACCCGGTGGGCGCGGCGGGGTAAGTCATCGCAGGCGTTGGCGTTGCGGTCGAAGATCGTGTTGTTGTGCGCCGATGGCCTGGTCAACACGCATGTCGCGGAGCGGTTGGGTGTCTCGCGGGACATGGTGGGCAAGTGGCGTAGCCGGTTCCTGGACCGCCGGTTGCAGGGGTTGACCGATGAGCCTCGACCTGGGGCGCCCCGTCGGATCACCGACGACCGGGTCGAGGAGGTCATCGTCCGCACGTTGGAGCAGCAGCCGTCCAACCAGGACAGTCACTGGTCGACGCGGTCGATGGCCAAGGAGACCGGGCTGTCGCAGACCGCGGTGTCGCGGATCTGGCGGGCGTTCGGCCTCAAGCCGCATCTGGTGGACACGTGGAAGCTCTCGGCTGACCCGTTGTTCGTAGAGAAGGTCCGCGACGTGGTGGGCCTGTATCTCGATCCGCCGGTCAAGGCGATGGTCCTGTGCGTGGACGAGAAGTCGCAGATGCAGGCACTCGAGCGGACCCGACCGATGCTGCCGATGATGCCCACGGTCCCCGCCCGGCAGACCCACGACTACGTCCGCCACGGTGTGGCCAGCCTGTTCGCCGCGTTCGACCCGGCGACCGGCACGGTCATCGGGCAGGTCCACCGCAAGCACCGCCATCAGGAGTTCCTCAAGTTCCTGAAGGTCGTCGACGCGAACACGCCCGCAGAGTTGGATCTGCACCTGGTCCTGGACAATTACGCCACCCACAAGACGCCCGCGGTGCAGCGGTGGCTGGCCGCGCATCCCCGGTTCCACCTGCACTTCACGCCGACCTCGGCGTCCTGGCTCAACCTCGTCGAGCGCTGGTTCGCCGAACTGACCGACCGCAAGCTCCGCAGGTCAAGCCACCGCAGCCTCGCCGAACTCGAAGCGGACGTCCGCACCTGGATCGACGCGTGGAACGCCGACCCGAAGCCCTTCGTGTGGACCAGAACCGCCGACGACATCCTCAACAGCCTCGCCACGTACTGCCGGCGAATTAACGACTCAGGACACTAG
- a CDS encoding S9 family peptidase has protein sequence MVTAFHREKRPASPVFEVKSHRPSQPRSLGGTTARIAADVRTRSSSQIVSSWRCCRDRDSPWEGRRSHAAEALRQRLVAVVVDRYCASVARTQLTAELVVDGRVPRALALSPDGKWVAYVVTPVGRAGDHPVSELWVAATDGTGSPRRLTSGEAHDSAPRWAADSLLVYFLSERAERGTAQVHRVGLVDGVVEAVTSWASGVSSHLPLADPDLVVVIAADEPSAEDERRDRERDDARVWGERVHPDRLRLLDVRSREVRTPDAFGDRHVVEVAQRPDDGMLAVLTWSTPDVDPGLVKPGLHLLDPGSGMTRDLGPAAADASSLVWWSADDGWHLAYVAKTPPALVGGHAVLDVTEPVSGPVGEHRNLTAGTVVCPSNLVQVDAGPPLVLVADGLDTAIHRLDPVGRNLVELSRVDGLAKSLATNRHGDAVAAVVSTSYEPGNVYAGPTCGPLTRLTDLRPELHDVRWGVQERLSYEASDGLALDGLLILPAGRSHKDGPFPLVTLVHGGPYDRHADRLMLGWDPSGQWLATAGYAVFLPNPRGGQGHGHDFAALVAGAVGLDEWTDICAGIDLLIADGVANPDRLGIGGWSHGGFMAAWAVGQTNRFKAAVMGAGISDWGMLAATGEEGPFESALGGSSGWEGTGPHRHDRLSPISYASKVRTPVLILHGENDTNVPVSQAEFFHRALRRFGVEHKYVVYPRENHSIRERNHQLDVLRRTRAWFDRWLG, from the coding sequence ATGGTGACGGCGTTCCACCGTGAAAAACGTCCGGCGAGCCCAGTCTTCGAAGTCAAGTCTCACCGGCCGAGCCAACCACGCTCGCTAGGAGGCACAACCGCGCGGATCGCGGCTGATGTGCGAACCCGATCAAGCAGCCAGATCGTCTCCTCCTGGCGTTGTTGTCGAGATCGGGACAGCCCCTGGGAGGGGCGCCGCAGCCATGCTGCGGAGGCGTTGCGGCAGCGGTTGGTCGCCGTGGTGGTTGATCGTTACTGTGCATCGGTGGCCCGTACACAGCTCACCGCCGAGTTGGTGGTTGACGGTCGTGTTCCGCGCGCATTGGCGCTGTCGCCGGACGGCAAGTGGGTCGCCTACGTGGTCACCCCGGTCGGGAGGGCTGGTGATCACCCCGTTAGCGAACTCTGGGTCGCCGCCACCGACGGGACCGGGTCGCCGCGACGATTAACTTCGGGTGAGGCGCACGATTCGGCGCCGCGGTGGGCCGCAGATTCGCTGCTGGTCTACTTTCTCTCCGAACGGGCCGAGCGTGGCACGGCGCAAGTACACCGGGTCGGGCTGGTCGACGGTGTCGTGGAGGCGGTGACGTCCTGGGCCAGTGGGGTGTCAAGTCACCTCCCACTGGCCGATCCCGACCTGGTCGTCGTGATCGCAGCCGATGAACCGTCCGCTGAGGACGAACGTCGGGACAGGGAGCGTGACGACGCTCGGGTGTGGGGTGAACGCGTACACCCGGACCGGCTGCGGCTGCTCGACGTACGGAGCCGGGAGGTTCGGACACCGGATGCGTTCGGCGATCGCCATGTCGTCGAGGTGGCCCAGCGGCCCGACGATGGGATGCTGGCGGTCCTCACCTGGTCAACCCCCGACGTGGACCCGGGCCTGGTCAAGCCCGGTCTGCACCTGCTCGACCCGGGCAGCGGCATGACGCGGGACCTCGGCCCGGCCGCGGCGGACGCGTCGTCACTCGTCTGGTGGTCCGCCGACGACGGCTGGCACCTGGCATATGTCGCGAAGACCCCGCCAGCCCTGGTGGGCGGACACGCGGTTCTCGATGTCACCGAACCGGTGAGCGGGCCGGTGGGCGAGCACCGTAACCTGACCGCCGGCACGGTCGTCTGCCCGAGCAACCTGGTTCAGGTCGACGCCGGTCCGCCGCTGGTGCTGGTCGCCGACGGGCTCGATACCGCGATCCACCGGCTTGATCCGGTCGGGCGCAACCTCGTCGAGCTGTCCCGGGTCGACGGCCTCGCGAAGTCGTTGGCCACGAACCGGCACGGTGACGCCGTCGCGGCGGTGGTCAGCACGTCCTACGAGCCCGGAAACGTCTACGCCGGCCCCACTTGCGGGCCGCTGACGAGGCTGACCGACCTCAGGCCCGAACTCCACGACGTCCGGTGGGGTGTCCAGGAACGCCTGTCATACGAGGCATCCGACGGGCTGGCCCTCGACGGCCTGCTGATCCTGCCCGCCGGCCGGTCCCACAAGGACGGGCCCTTTCCACTAGTGACGCTGGTTCACGGCGGCCCGTATGACCGGCACGCCGACCGGCTCATGCTCGGCTGGGACCCGTCCGGCCAGTGGCTGGCGACCGCCGGCTACGCCGTGTTCCTGCCGAACCCGCGCGGCGGCCAAGGGCACGGCCACGACTTCGCGGCGCTCGTCGCCGGCGCGGTCGGCCTCGACGAGTGGACCGACATTTGCGCCGGCATCGACCTGCTCATCGCCGACGGCGTCGCCAACCCCGACCGGCTGGGCATCGGCGGCTGGAGCCACGGCGGGTTCATGGCCGCCTGGGCGGTCGGGCAGACCAACCGGTTCAAGGCCGCCGTGATGGGCGCCGGCATCAGCGACTGGGGAATGCTCGCCGCAACCGGAGAAGAGGGACCATTCGAGTCCGCCCTCGGCGGCAGCAGCGGCTGGGAAGGAACAGGTCCACACCGCCACGACCGGCTCAGCCCGATCTCGTACGCCTCCAAGGTCCGCACGCCCGTGCTGATCCTGCACGGCGAGAACGACACGAACGTCCCGGTATCACAGGCGGAGTTCTTCCACCGCGCGCTACGCAGGTTCGGAGTCGAGCACAAGTACGTCGTATATCCCCGAGAGAACCACTCGATCCGCGAACGCAACCACCAACTCGACGTGCTCCGCCGCACCCGCGCCTGGTTCGACCGGTGGCTCGGATGA
- a CDS encoding isochorismatase family protein gives MEVHHLRPGRSAGQARPAHRRSPRRILRRPGSLINPRRTYGADHLVVAGAASDYCLRTTMQRAAADGYDVTLVRDCHTTEDSEFDGVQVTGEQIVAHTNMYMKGLRYPGQTFGIASHDAADLFG, from the coding sequence GTGGAAGTTCACCACCTCCGACCTGGACGATCTGCTGGCCAGGCTCGACCGGCACACCGCCGATCACCCAGACGAATCCTCCGTCGCCCTGGCAGCTTGATCAACCCCCGAAGGACTTACGGAGCCGACCACTTAGTTGTGGCCGGTGCCGCCTCCGACTACTGCCTACGCACGACCATGCAGCGGGCCGCGGCCGACGGCTACGACGTCACTCTCGTGCGTGACTGCCACACCACGGAGGACTCCGAGTTCGACGGCGTGCAGGTCACCGGTGAACAGATCGTCGCGCACACCAACATGTATATGAAGGGCCTGCGCTATCCCGGCCAAACCTTCGGTATCGCATCCCACGACGCGGCCGACTTGTTCGGCTGA
- a CDS encoding IS630 family transposase: MTLTAAERHRLKKSAYGHKTPHQARIRAQIVLLAARPLPNARIAERAGVHVDTVRTWRGRFAELGLPGLADRKRPGRPASFTALQAAQVKALACQLPPETGAPLSRWTCPELAREVVARGIVGAMSASTVRRWLARDALKPWQYRSWIFITDPDFRTKAERVLDLYARTWQGRTLDAGEYVISADEKTSIQARCRCHPTLAPGQARAMRVNHTYGRGGALAYLAAYDVHHAKVFGRCEPRTGINPFMALVAQVMSQEPYVSAKRVFWIVDNGSSHRGKKAADRLTAAFPNAVLVHTPVHASWLNQVEIFFSVVQRKVVSPNDFTDLAQVGDRLRAFEVRYNATAQPFQWKFTTSDLDDLLARLDRHTADHPDESSVALAA; this comes from the coding sequence GTGACCTTGACCGCCGCCGAGCGGCACCGGCTCAAGAAATCGGCATACGGTCACAAGACGCCTCACCAGGCCAGGATCAGGGCCCAGATCGTGTTGCTCGCGGCCCGGCCGCTACCGAACGCTCGGATCGCTGAGCGGGCGGGGGTGCACGTGGACACCGTGCGCACCTGGCGGGGCCGCTTCGCCGAGCTGGGCCTGCCCGGTCTGGCCGATCGCAAGCGTCCGGGCCGGCCTGCCTCCTTCACTGCGTTGCAAGCCGCCCAGGTGAAGGCGCTGGCCTGCCAGCTCCCGCCCGAAACCGGGGCGCCGCTCTCGCGCTGGACCTGCCCGGAGCTGGCCCGTGAGGTGGTCGCGCGCGGCATCGTCGGCGCCATGTCGGCCTCCACCGTGCGCCGCTGGCTCGCCCGGGACGCGCTCAAGCCCTGGCAGTACCGCTCCTGGATCTTCATCACCGATCCCGACTTCCGCACCAAGGCCGAGCGCGTGCTGGACCTGTACGCCCGCACCTGGCAGGGCCGGACACTGGACGCGGGCGAGTACGTCATCAGCGCGGACGAGAAGACCTCCATTCAGGCCCGCTGCCGCTGTCACCCCACCCTCGCACCGGGGCAGGCCCGGGCGATGCGGGTGAACCACACCTACGGCCGCGGTGGCGCGCTGGCCTACCTGGCCGCCTACGACGTCCACCACGCGAAGGTGTTCGGCCGCTGCGAACCGCGCACCGGCATCAACCCGTTCATGGCCCTGGTCGCCCAGGTCATGAGCCAGGAACCGTACGTCAGCGCCAAGCGCGTGTTCTGGATCGTGGACAACGGCTCCTCCCACCGCGGCAAGAAGGCCGCCGACCGGCTGACCGCCGCGTTCCCCAACGCGGTGCTGGTCCACACTCCGGTGCACGCCTCCTGGTTGAACCAGGTGGAGATCTTCTTCTCCGTCGTGCAGCGCAAGGTCGTCTCGCCCAACGACTTCACCGACCTTGCCCAGGTCGGGGACCGGCTCCGAGCCTTCGAAGTCCGCTACAACGCCACGGCACAGCCGTTCCAGTGGAAGTTCACCACCTCCGACCTGGACGATCTGCTGGCCAGGCTCGACCGGCACACCGCCGATCACCCAGACGAATCCTCCGTCGCCCTGGCAGCTTGA
- a CDS encoding carbon-nitrogen hydrolase family protein encodes MDDLHALASGPLTVAAGQATCTALDIPANVAIAADLVRRAADQGADLLVLPELFLTGYELPEITADPETYTLNSTDPRLDPLAAVCHETRTAVVAGAPTRNPESGRLHISALVLGLDGRFAAHYDKQHTTPSERAAGFSPGTSGCTLTLDGWRLGLGICWDSGFPEHARAAALDGCHAYLVGAMFGRGSGAHQRATVFPARALDNTSYVLLANHSGPSGPYHGCGQSAVWNPDGTLLVDAGTADPGLATARLDPQVLARCRAEEPVLVDPSLSTPAYPRSGITLV; translated from the coding sequence ATGGATGATCTTCATGCCCTGGCCTCTGGCCCGCTCACCGTGGCGGCCGGTCAGGCGACCTGCACCGCACTGGATATCCCCGCGAACGTCGCCATCGCCGCCGACTTGGTCCGCCGCGCCGCCGACCAGGGAGCTGACCTGCTGGTCCTTCCGGAGCTCTTCCTCACCGGCTACGAGCTGCCAGAAATCACGGCCGACCCCGAGACCTACACCCTGAACTCCACGGACCCCCGATTGGACCCGCTGGCCGCCGTCTGCCACGAGACCCGCACCGCCGTGGTGGCCGGAGCCCCCACCCGCAACCCCGAGTCCGGGCGGCTGCACATCTCCGCCCTGGTCCTGGGCCTCGATGGCCGATTCGCCGCCCACTACGACAAGCAGCACACCACGCCAAGCGAGCGCGCCGCCGGCTTCAGCCCCGGCACCAGCGGGTGCACCCTCACCCTCGACGGCTGGCGTCTTGGACTCGGCATCTGCTGGGACTCCGGCTTTCCCGAGCATGCCCGTGCTGCCGCGCTGGACGGCTGCCACGCGTACCTGGTTGGCGCGATGTTCGGCCGAGGCTCCGGTGCCCATCAACGCGCCACGGTCTTCCCGGCACGGGCCCTGGACAACACCAGCTACGTTCTCCTCGCCAACCACAGCGGACCCAGCGGCCCGTACCACGGCTGTGGCCAAAGTGCGGTCTGGAACCCGGACGGCACCTTGCTCGTTGACGCGGGCACCGCCGACCCCGGACTGGCCACCGCCCGTCTCGATCCGCAGGTCCTGGCGAGGTGCCGGGCCGAGGAACCGGTACTGGTCGACCCCTCACTCAGCACCCCGGCATACCCCCGAAGCGGCATCACCCTCGTCTGA
- a CDS encoding isochorismatase family protein, which translates to MLVIDLQVDVVAECVDRDGVLSRTAALIDRARVERVPVVFVQHQDTDLQPGTAGWQLADGIAPAPGEPVVSKEYRDSFAGTGLEGVLAELEVSHLVVGSVSPSGVALGVRVVPDVRTIPGHP; encoded by the coding sequence TTGCTGGTCATCGATCTGCAGGTGGATGTGGTCGCCGAGTGTGTCGATCGGGACGGTGTGCTGAGCAGGACCGCCGCCTTGATCGACCGGGCCAGGGTCGAAAGGGTGCCTGTCGTCTTCGTCCAGCACCAGGATACGGATCTTCAGCCGGGCACCGCCGGCTGGCAGCTCGCCGACGGCATCGCGCCCGCCCCGGGTGAGCCTGTCGTGTCCAAGGAGTATCGGGATTCCTTTGCCGGTACGGGGCTGGAGGGCGTCCTCGCCGAACTCGAAGTTTCCCACTTAGTAGTCGGCTCCGTAAGTCCTTCGGGGGTTGCTCTGGGGGTGCGCGTCGTGCCTGACGTGCGGACCATCCCTGGGCACCCGTGA
- a CDS encoding xylulokinase has translation MTVPVIVALDCSTTACKAVVFDLEGRTVCESRRYVTTTSPQPGWYEQDPHEWWEAATDALTSVVDLLLPEQQPVALGITHQRETFVCVDRNWQPIRPAILWLDNRAEDQVARLGAPDVHALTGKPPSTVPSLYKLAWLAEHEPDTIRRTHQVLDVHAYVARCLTGEAVTSWASADSTALVDLSTRTWSPYLLGLCGLTPDQVPRLAAPGDTIAGLLPDVARRTGLPPGLPVVAGAGDGQCAGIGVGALESGTAYLNLGTSFSLGAFVAGHSTYPGLRTVATAAPDASAVETLLTSGGMTMTWLRQKLLDADDPDLQAAAAQVPPGANGLLFLPYLGGRETPRHLPDVRAAFFGLGVEHGRPELLRAVIEGLAYDQRDSLNHLEQQVGADVKRITITGGLAQSTLIAQIFANVLGVPVSAAPEREGTALGAAIIAAVGGHQTPYRSVREAARTMTRTATPISPNPADVKFYEAAYHLRADVLSTFDTATAALTALRRL, from the coding sequence GTGACCGTTCCCGTCATCGTGGCGCTCGATTGCTCCACGACCGCGTGCAAGGCCGTCGTGTTCGACCTTGAAGGCCGCACGGTCTGCGAGTCGCGCCGCTACGTGACCACGACCTCGCCCCAGCCGGGGTGGTACGAGCAGGACCCGCATGAGTGGTGGGAGGCCGCGACGGACGCGCTGACGTCCGTCGTCGACCTGTTGCTCCCTGAGCAGCAGCCTGTCGCGCTCGGCATCACGCACCAGCGCGAGACCTTCGTCTGCGTCGACCGGAATTGGCAGCCGATCCGCCCGGCCATCCTCTGGCTCGACAACCGGGCCGAGGACCAGGTCGCCCGCCTCGGCGCGCCCGACGTGCACGCGTTGACCGGCAAGCCGCCGTCGACCGTGCCGTCGCTGTACAAGCTGGCCTGGCTCGCGGAGCACGAGCCCGACACCATCCGGCGCACCCACCAGGTGCTCGACGTGCACGCGTACGTGGCGCGGTGCTTGACTGGCGAGGCCGTGACTTCGTGGGCCAGCGCGGACTCCACGGCGCTGGTCGATCTGAGCACCCGGACCTGGTCGCCGTACCTCCTAGGTCTCTGCGGCCTCACTCCGGATCAGGTCCCGCGGCTGGCCGCGCCGGGCGACACCATCGCCGGCCTGCTGCCCGACGTCGCCCGACGTACGGGGCTGCCGCCGGGGCTGCCGGTCGTGGCCGGCGCGGGCGACGGCCAATGCGCCGGAATCGGCGTGGGCGCGCTCGAGTCAGGCACCGCGTACCTGAACCTCGGCACCAGCTTCTCCCTGGGCGCGTTCGTGGCTGGGCACTCGACCTACCCCGGCCTGCGGACGGTCGCGACCGCCGCGCCCGACGCCTCCGCCGTCGAGACGCTGCTGACCAGCGGCGGCATGACGATGACCTGGCTCCGGCAAAAGCTCCTCGACGCGGACGACCCGGACCTGCAGGCCGCCGCGGCCCAGGTCCCGCCGGGCGCGAACGGCCTCCTCTTCCTCCCGTATCTCGGCGGCCGCGAGACGCCCCGCCACCTGCCCGACGTGCGCGCGGCCTTCTTCGGGCTGGGCGTCGAGCACGGTCGGCCCGAGCTGCTGCGTGCAGTGATCGAAGGGCTCGCGTACGACCAGCGCGACAGCCTCAACCACCTCGAACAGCAGGTGGGCGCCGACGTGAAGCGCATCACCATCACCGGCGGGTTAGCCCAATCCACGCTGATCGCGCAGATCTTCGCGAACGTGCTCGGCGTGCCCGTGTCTGCCGCACCCGAGCGCGAGGGCACCGCGCTCGGCGCAGCCATCATCGCGGCCGTAGGCGGCCACCAGACGCCGTACCGCTCCGTCCGCGAGGCGGCGCGCACCATGACCCGCACGGCAACGCCCATCTCGCCCAACCCGGCCGATGTGAAGTTCTACGAGGCCGCGTACCATCTGCGCGCCGACGTGCTGTCCACCTTCGACACCGCGACTGCGGCGCTGACCGCCCTGCGCCGCCTGTGA